A region from the Pogoniulus pusillus isolate bPogPus1 chromosome 13, bPogPus1.pri, whole genome shotgun sequence genome encodes:
- the POLR3E gene encoding DNA-directed RNA polymerase III subunit RPC5, producing the protein MANEEDDPILQEIDVFLARSLLEKLYLFQYPIRPASMTYDDVTHLSAKIKPKQQKVELEMAIDTLNPNYCRSKGEQIALNVDGTCADETSTYSSKLMDKQTFCSSQAASNVSRYAAAVYRKGELHLTPLHGILQLRPSFTYLDKADAKHREREAATEGGDSSQDEAEDDVKQITVRFSRPETEQARQRRVQSYEFLQKRQAEEQWVHLHYYGLKDSRSEHERQYLFSQGHGLAENTELIKSPSEYLMMLMPPSIEEENDKPVAPSNVLSMAQLRTLPLADQIKILMKNVKVMPFANLMSLLGSGTDSTAVLRCIQQVAMLVQGNWVVKSDVLYPKDTSSPYSGVPAEVLCRGRDFVMWKFTQDRWVVRKEVAAVTKLCPEDVKDFLEHMSVARINKGWEFMLPYDEDFVKKHPDIVQRQHMLWMGIQAKLEKVYSLLKEHLTPKKQEAQSAHPLLVSGEQRVNIAKAKVKQNYGQLEKAFQKQKAEVKSSDSSARMDVSHVRVKEEPASDEEPMEASACEAVNGLANGLHAEEDSTDSLNGHLPGGCTDRVAQELKAFVSSTFKKQFVLTLSELKRLFNLHLASLPPGHTLFSGISDKMLQDMVLDTGCKQILVPFPPQTAASPDELKVYALWEAGDTYDQHRQVLLELFSKNYRVRRNVIQSQLSQECGEDLNKQEVDRVLKDCCVSYGGMWYLKGTVQS; encoded by the exons ATGGCAAATGAAGAAGATGATCCAATTTTACAAGAG ATTGACGTGTTCCTGGCCAGAAGTCTACTGGAGAAGCTGTATCTGTTTCAG taCCCTATTCGTCCAGCTTCTATGACGTACGATGATGTTACCCATTTGTCAGCGAAGATAAAACCGAAGCAGCAAAAG GTTGAACTGGAAATGGCCATTGACACGCTGAACCCCAACTACTGCCGCAGCAAGGGAGAGCAGATTGCTCTCAACGTCGATGGCACGTGTGCGGATGAAACAAGTACCTATTCCTC GAAGCTGATGGACAAGCAAACTTTCTGCTCTTCGCAAGCTGCGAGTAACGTCTCCCGCTATGCAGCTGCTGTTTATAGGAAAG GTGAACTTCACCTGACTCCACTACATGGAATTCTTCAGCTGAGGCCAAGCTTCACCTACTTAGACAAGGCTGATGCAAAACACCGAGAAAGAGAAGCTGCTACTGAAG GTGGTGATTCATCCCAGGATGAAGCTGAAGATGATGTTAAGCAAATTACT GTCCGATTCTCCCGCCCTGAGACTGAGCAAGCTCGCCAGCGGCGCGTGCAGTCCTACGAGttcctgcagaagaggcaaGCAGAAGAGCAGTGGGTTCATCTTCATTACTATGGCTTGAAG GACAGCCGTTCTGAACACGAGCGCCAGTATTTATTCAGTCAGGGGCACGGCCTTGCTGAGAACACAGAACTCATTAAGTCTCCCAG tGAATATTTAATGATGCTGATGCCTCCAAGCATAGAGGAAGAGAA TGACAAACCAGTGGCTCCAAGCAATGTGCTTTCTATGGCCCAGCTGAGAACTTTACCCCTTGCTGATCAGATTAAGATCCTGATGAAGAATG TGAAGGTGATGCCCTTTGCAAACCTGATGAGTTTGCTAGGCTCTGGGACAGACTCTACAGCAGTTCTCCGCTGTATACAGCAGGTGGCAATGCTGGTGCAGGGAAACTGGGTGGTGAAGAG TGATGTACTGTACCCAAAAGATACATCTAGCCCATATAGTGGAGTCCCTGCAGAAGTGCTCTGTAGAGGAAGAGATTTTGTT aTGTGGAAGTTCACACAAGACCGTTGGGTTGTGAGAAAGGAAGTGGCAGCAGTCACAAAA CTTTGTCCAGAGGATGTGAAAGACTTCCTAGAGCATATGTCTGTGGCAAGAATAAACAAAGGTTGGGAGTTCATGCTCCCTTATGATGAAGACTTCGTTAAGAAGCATCCGGATATAGTTCAGAGGCAACATATGCTGTGGATGGGCATTCAGGCCAA ATTAGAAAAGGTCTATAGTCTCTTAAAGGAGCACTTGACACCAAAGAAACAAGAGGCACAATCAG CTCATCCACTGCTGGTCTCTGGGGAGCAAAGGGTCAACATAGCGAAAGCAAAAGTCAAGCAGAACTATGGGCAGCTGGAAAAGGCGTTCCAGaagcaaaaggcagaggtgaaatCAAGTGACAGCTCAGCCAGGATGGACGTGTCCCATGTCCGCGTTAAAGAGGAGCCTGCGAGCGACGAGGAGCCGATGGAGGCCTCTGCTTGCGAGGCTGTGAACGGCCTGGCCAACGGCCTCCACGCCGAGGAGGACTCCACGGACTCTCTGAACGGCCACTTGCCTGGGGGCTGCACGGACAGGGTGGCCCAGGAACTGAAGGCCTTTGTGTCCTCAACGTTTAAGAAACAATTTGTTCTCACCCTGAGTGAGCTTAAACGGTTATTTAACCTTCACCTCGCCAGTCTGCCTCCGGGACATACCCTGTTCAGTGGCATTTCAGACAAAATGTTACAGGACATGGTGCTGGACACTGGCTGCAAACAGATTTTGGTGCCT TTTCCTCCACAGACTGCTGCTTCACCAGATGAGCTAAAGGTCTATGCACTTTGGGAAGCTGGGGACACTTACGATCAG CATCGCCAGGTTTTGCTGGAGCTCTTCTCGAAGAACTACCGCGTGCGCAGGAACGTcatccagagccagctgagccagGAGTGTGGAGAGGATCTCAACAAGCAGGAGGTGGacagggtgctcaag gACTGCTGTGTGAGCTATGGGGGAATGTGGTATCTTAAGGGGACGGTGCAGTCATGA